One genomic window of Rhizobium sp. NZLR1 includes the following:
- a CDS encoding sugar ABC transporter permease yields MPFRTRSAYAFLAPYLLVFATFWVWPIINSFLISFQNTRINPWKYSFQANWGRLFYDPAFYNALYNTLIILVIQVPVMIGLATVMAVMLNSPLLKARPLFRFAFFAPVVVGEVAYAAVFRLMFSLDFGIINKLISAVGLSPVSWFDNANAAMALIILAVTWRWAGYNAIIILAGLQSIPDDVYEAATLDRVSKVQQFFHITLPLLKPIILFCVVLSVIGTMQLFTEPFLITNRGGPGGGTETLGLLLYRQGFTSLNFGYASAIAYTMAALAVVISLLNLWVGRDPK; encoded by the coding sequence ATGCCGTTCAGAACCCGGAGCGCCTATGCGTTCCTTGCACCCTATCTGCTGGTCTTTGCCACCTTCTGGGTCTGGCCGATCATCAATTCGTTCCTGATTTCTTTTCAGAACACCCGCATCAACCCGTGGAAATACAGTTTCCAGGCCAATTGGGGGCGGCTGTTCTACGACCCGGCCTTTTACAATGCCCTTTATAACACGCTGATCATCCTGGTGATCCAGGTGCCGGTCATGATCGGCCTTGCGACCGTCATGGCCGTGATGCTCAATTCGCCGCTCTTGAAAGCGCGCCCGCTCTTCCGCTTTGCTTTCTTTGCGCCCGTCGTCGTCGGCGAGGTCGCCTATGCAGCGGTATTCCGGCTGATGTTCAGCCTCGATTTCGGCATCATCAACAAGCTGATCTCCGCCGTCGGCCTCAGCCCGGTGTCCTGGTTCGACAATGCCAATGCCGCCATGGCGCTGATCATCCTCGCCGTCACATGGCGCTGGGCCGGCTATAACGCCATCATCATCCTTGCCGGCCTGCAGTCGATTCCGGACGATGTCTACGAGGCAGCGACGCTCGACCGGGTGAGCAAGGTACAGCAGTTCTTTCATATCACCCTGCCGCTTCTGAAACCGATCATCCTCTTCTGTGTGGTGCTCTCGGTGATCGGCACCATGCAGCTCTTTACCGAGCCTTTCCTGATTACCAATCGCGGTGGTCCGGGCGGCGGCACGGAGACCCTTGGCCTGTTGCTCTACCGCCAGGGCTTTACCTCGTTGAACTTCGGCTATGCCTCGGCGATCGCCTATACGATGGCGGCCCTGGCCGTGGTCATCTCGCTTCTCAATCTCTGGGTCGGGAGGGATCCGAAATGA
- a CDS encoding carbohydrate ABC transporter permease: protein MKSRSQSLLMRRIALHAALAPLAVIWLFPLWMMFVFSTMPDNGIFSPDIVLWPSTNFIENFKNLQADTDFVGAMVISVGVAIIYTFLSVMLTSMAGWALARYRFVGRSIVIAIIIGTITLPFSVVVIPQFIMVAREFRLANTWVALIVPPLFNSLGVLFMRQSFSMMPGELFDAARVEGVKEWQIFLRIALPLARPTMAALAIILFLASWNNYLWPLLINSRPGMMTAPVALGTLIGLTKVSWGGIMAGAVLLTAPILVIFVALQRHFIAGIAAGAIK, encoded by the coding sequence ATGAAATCCAGGTCGCAATCCCTTCTCATGCGCCGGATCGCGCTGCACGCCGCACTGGCGCCGCTTGCGGTAATCTGGCTGTTTCCACTTTGGATGATGTTCGTCTTCTCGACCATGCCCGACAACGGCATCTTCAGTCCCGACATCGTGCTCTGGCCATCCACCAACTTCATCGAGAATTTCAAGAACCTGCAGGCCGATACCGATTTCGTCGGCGCCATGGTGATTTCCGTCGGCGTCGCGATCATCTATACTTTCCTGTCGGTGATGCTGACCTCGATGGCAGGTTGGGCGTTGGCGCGATACCGTTTCGTCGGCCGCTCCATCGTCATCGCCATCATCATCGGTACGATCACGCTGCCTTTCTCCGTGGTGGTCATCCCGCAATTCATCATGGTGGCGCGCGAATTCCGCCTCGCCAACACCTGGGTGGCGCTGATCGTGCCGCCACTGTTCAACTCGCTCGGCGTGCTGTTCATGCGCCAATCCTTCTCGATGATGCCGGGTGAGCTTTTCGATGCGGCCCGCGTCGAGGGCGTCAAGGAATGGCAGATCTTCCTGCGCATCGCCCTGCCGCTGGCGCGCCCGACCATGGCGGCCTTGGCGATCATCCTCTTCCTCGCCTCGTGGAACAACTACCTCTGGCCGCTCCTCATCAATTCCAGACCGGGAATGATGACGGCGCCGGTGGCATTGGGAACGCTGATCGGCCTCACCAAGGTCTCCTGGGGCGGCATCATGGCTGGAGCAGTGCTGCTAACGGCGCCGATCCTCGTCATCTTCGTGGCTCTCCAGCGCCATTTCATCGCCGGCATCGCGGCCGGCGCAATCAAGTAA
- the ugpC gene encoding sn-glycerol-3-phosphate ABC transporter ATP-binding protein UgpC produces MAELSLSNIVKRFGGFEIIHGANLEVKDGEFVVFVGPSGCGKSTLLRMIAGLEDITSGELQIGGRIVNDVEPADRGIAMVFQSYALYPHLTVEENLSFGLRMNGNPKADTERRVSHVAEILQITELMKRRPKQLSGGQRQRVAIGRAIVREPEVFLFDEPLSNLDAELRVQMRVEISRLHKKLGTTMIYVTHDQTEAMTLADRIVVLRAGNIEQIGAPLDLYDDPANQFVAGFVGSPKMNFLKAVVVETQPGRAVIALESDANMRLPLPVADPIDAGAKVTLGIRPEHFVDAGMGDADLTVAIDVAEHLGNTSYIYAAIESEQLIIERPESRVAGNRETLMVGLPASRTFLFDRAGKRLR; encoded by the coding sequence ATGGCAGAGCTTTCACTCAGCAATATCGTCAAGCGCTTCGGCGGCTTTGAGATCATCCATGGCGCCAATCTGGAGGTGAAGGACGGCGAATTCGTCGTCTTCGTCGGCCCGTCCGGCTGCGGCAAATCCACGCTGCTGCGGATGATCGCCGGTCTCGAGGACATCACCTCCGGCGAGCTTCAGATCGGTGGCAGGATCGTTAATGACGTCGAGCCCGCCGATCGCGGCATCGCCATGGTTTTTCAGTCCTATGCGCTCTATCCGCACCTGACCGTCGAAGAAAACCTGAGCTTCGGCCTGCGGATGAACGGCAATCCGAAGGCCGATACCGAGCGGCGCGTGAGCCATGTCGCCGAGATCCTGCAAATCACCGAGCTGATGAAGCGGCGGCCGAAGCAGCTTTCCGGCGGTCAGCGCCAGCGAGTTGCGATCGGCCGCGCCATCGTCCGCGAACCGGAGGTGTTCCTGTTCGACGAGCCCTTGTCAAACCTCGATGCCGAACTGCGCGTGCAAATGCGTGTCGAGATTTCCAGGCTGCACAAGAAACTCGGCACGACGATGATCTACGTCACCCACGACCAGACGGAGGCGATGACACTCGCCGACCGGATCGTCGTGTTGCGCGCGGGCAATATCGAGCAGATCGGCGCACCGCTCGATCTCTACGACGATCCCGCCAACCAGTTCGTCGCCGGCTTCGTCGGATCGCCGAAGATGAATTTCCTGAAGGCCGTGGTGGTCGAGACGCAGCCGGGCAGGGCGGTGATCGCGCTGGAAAGCGACGCCAACATGCGCCTGCCGCTGCCCGTCGCCGATCCGATCGACGCCGGTGCGAAGGTGACGCTTGGCATCCGTCCCGAACATTTCGTCGATGCGGGTATGGGCGATGCCGATCTCACCGTCGCGATCGACGTCGCCGAACATCTCGGTAACACCAGCTATATCTATGCCGCGATCGAGTCCGAGCAGTTGATCATCGAGCGGCCGGAATCGCGCGTCGCCGGCAATCGCGAGACGCTGATGGTCGGCCTTCCCGCCAGCCGCACGTTCCTTTTCGACAGGGCCGGCAAACGGCTTCGCTAA
- a CDS encoding aldo/keto reductase, with protein sequence MTSDQPIRWGIIGPGTIARTFADGVAHSRTGKLVAIATRNPSKPGLAENFPGARIVNGYEALLSDPEVDAVYISVPHTGHAEWAIKAARAGKHILVEKPIALSAYDAEAVYYEAKKAGVFAGEAFMYRVHPQTEKLIELIKSGVIGTVRIIRSSFGFNMGSYKPEHRLFANDTAGGGILDVGGYPVSMARLIAGAAEGRAFLEPEKVSGVAHLGQSGVDEWASAVLKFPNEIIAEVSCSIMAQQDNVLRIIGSEGRIEVADFWFASGHKGGVGKIEIFKGGKQETIEVREDHWLYSFEADAAGDAIRAGRTEFSSPGMSWADSIGNLRVLDQWRASVGLEYGVEKAEKRTANIAGGAVTRGNSIPQRQIPGISKPASVVTLGFEFFPNFAAASLTLDAFYEAGGNVFDTAYVYGAGKTEAIFGDWHTSRKVPREEMVLIGKGAHSPLCYPDMIAKQLDQSLARLKTNYVDIYFMHRDNTDVPVGEFVDAMDAEVKRGRIRGIFGGSNWTRARFDEAIAYAEKTGKAAPASLSNNFSLAEMLDPIWAGCVAASDDDWKKWLNEKQIPNFAWSSQGRGFFTDRAGRDKRDDEEIVRVWYSERNFGRRDRAIELANKLGRNPIHVALAYVIAQPFPVIPLIGPRTVAELEDSLSALDIRLTPEEVKWLEG encoded by the coding sequence ATGACTTCCGATCAACCGATCCGCTGGGGCATCATCGGCCCCGGCACCATCGCCCGCACCTTTGCCGACGGCGTCGCCCATTCGCGTACCGGCAAACTGGTGGCAATCGCCACCCGTAATCCGTCCAAGCCGGGACTTGCAGAAAACTTCCCCGGCGCCCGCATCGTCAATGGTTATGAGGCGCTGCTTTCCGACCCGGAGGTCGATGCGGTCTATATCTCCGTGCCCCATACCGGCCATGCCGAATGGGCGATCAAGGCCGCGCGCGCCGGCAAACATATCCTCGTCGAGAAGCCGATCGCACTTTCGGCCTATGATGCCGAAGCCGTCTATTACGAAGCCAAGAAGGCCGGCGTCTTTGCCGGCGAGGCCTTCATGTACCGCGTGCATCCGCAGACGGAAAAGCTGATCGAACTCATCAAGAGCGGCGTCATCGGCACTGTCCGCATCATCCGCTCGAGCTTCGGCTTCAACATGGGCAGCTATAAGCCGGAACACCGGCTTTTCGCCAACGATACCGCCGGCGGCGGCATTCTCGATGTCGGCGGTTATCCAGTCTCGATGGCGCGGCTGATCGCCGGCGCCGCAGAGGGCAGGGCCTTCCTCGAACCGGAGAAGGTTTCGGGCGTTGCCCATCTGGGACAGAGCGGCGTCGATGAATGGGCGTCCGCCGTGCTCAAATTCCCGAACGAGATCATTGCCGAAGTCTCCTGCTCGATCATGGCGCAGCAGGATAACGTCTTGCGCATCATCGGCTCCGAGGGCCGGATCGAAGTCGCCGACTTCTGGTTCGCCTCCGGCCACAAGGGTGGCGTCGGCAAGATCGAGATCTTCAAAGGCGGCAAGCAGGAGACAATTGAGGTCAGGGAAGACCATTGGCTCTATTCCTTCGAGGCGGATGCGGCGGGTGATGCCATCCGGGCCGGCAGAACCGAATTCAGTTCACCCGGCATGAGCTGGGCGGATTCGATCGGAAACCTGCGCGTGCTCGACCAGTGGCGCGCCTCTGTCGGCCTCGAATATGGCGTCGAAAAAGCGGAGAAACGCACGGCCAACATTGCCGGCGGCGCGGTGACGCGGGGCAACAGCATTCCGCAGCGCCAGATACCCGGCATTTCCAAGCCGGCCTCGGTCGTGACCCTCGGCTTCGAGTTCTTCCCGAACTTCGCCGCCGCCTCGCTGACGCTCGACGCCTTCTATGAGGCCGGCGGCAATGTCTTCGATACCGCCTATGTCTACGGGGCCGGCAAGACGGAAGCGATCTTCGGCGACTGGCATACCAGCCGCAAGGTGCCGCGCGAAGAGATGGTGCTGATTGGCAAAGGCGCGCATTCGCCGCTCTGCTATCCCGATATGATCGCAAAACAGCTCGACCAGTCGCTCGCCCGACTGAAGACCAACTATGTCGATATCTACTTCATGCATCGCGACAATACCGACGTGCCGGTCGGCGAATTCGTCGATGCCATGGATGCCGAGGTCAAGCGTGGCCGCATTCGTGGTATTTTCGGCGGTTCGAACTGGACGCGGGCGCGTTTCGATGAAGCGATCGCCTATGCCGAAAAGACCGGCAAGGCGGCGCCGGCGTCGCTTTCCAACAACTTCTCGCTCGCCGAGATGCTCGATCCGATCTGGGCCGGCTGCGTCGCCGCGTCCGATGACGATTGGAAGAAATGGCTGAACGAGAAGCAGATCCCGAACTTTGCCTGGTCGAGCCAGGGCCGCGGCTTCTTTACCGATCGTGCCGGCCGCGACAAGCGAGACGATGAAGAGATCGTGCGGGTCTGGTATTCCGAGCGGAATTTCGGTCGCCGCGACCGTGCCATCGAACTGGCCAACAAGCTCGGCCGCAATCCGATCCACGTCGCGCTTGCCTATGTGATCGCCCAGCCCTTCCCCGTCATACCGCTGATCGGGCCGCGCACCGTCGCCGAATTGGAAGACAGTCTTTCCGCGCTCGACATCCGGCTGACGCCCGAAGAGGTGAAGTGGCTGGAAGGCTGA
- a CDS encoding extracellular solute-binding protein encodes MRFKLLAATAAVALLASGSAFAQSANLTIWSWNVAASALKSTLPGFNKQFPDIKITVEDLGNSQVFDKTLAACAAGGDGLPDIVSIENFEAEIFWSRFPDCFANLKELGYTPEIQAKFPDFKRTELEVGDVAYAMPWDSGPVAVFYRRDLYEKAGVDPSTINTWDDFIAAGKKISAANPGVVMAQADFNGDSEWFRMLANEQGCGYYSTDGQNITINQPACVASLQKVKEMKDAGTLTAANWDEKIQANTAGKAASQLYGGWYEGTVRSTSPDLKGKWGVYKMPSLTADGPHAANLGGSSLAISATSANKEAAWKFVNYALGTNEGQITMLKEFGLVPSLLSAEKDPFISEPQPYWGGQKVWADILATLPKIVPSRGTAFQSDAEAIFKATQTKFFAGGYPDAKAALDDAAKQIASATGLPVAQ; translated from the coding sequence ATGCGCTTCAAACTTCTGGCTGCCACCGCAGCTGTCGCACTGCTTGCTTCCGGCTCCGCATTCGCGCAGTCGGCCAATCTGACCATCTGGAGCTGGAATGTCGCTGCGTCGGCATTGAAGTCCACGCTTCCAGGCTTCAACAAACAGTTCCCCGATATCAAGATCACCGTCGAGGACCTTGGAAACAGCCAGGTTTTCGACAAGACGCTCGCTGCCTGTGCAGCCGGCGGCGACGGCCTGCCTGACATCGTCAGCATCGAAAATTTCGAGGCTGAAATCTTCTGGAGCCGTTTCCCGGATTGCTTCGCCAATCTGAAGGAACTCGGCTACACGCCCGAGATCCAGGCGAAATTCCCCGATTTCAAGCGTACCGAGCTTGAGGTCGGCGACGTCGCCTATGCCATGCCCTGGGATTCCGGTCCTGTCGCCGTCTTCTACCGCCGCGATCTCTACGAAAAGGCGGGCGTCGATCCGAGCACGATCAACACCTGGGACGATTTCATCGCCGCCGGCAAGAAGATTTCCGCCGCCAATCCCGGCGTCGTCATGGCGCAGGCGGATTTCAACGGCGACAGCGAATGGTTCCGCATGCTCGCCAACGAACAGGGCTGCGGCTATTATTCGACCGATGGCCAGAATATCACCATCAACCAGCCAGCCTGCGTCGCCTCGCTTCAGAAGGTGAAGGAAATGAAGGACGCCGGCACGCTGACGGCGGCCAACTGGGACGAAAAGATCCAGGCCAATACCGCCGGCAAGGCCGCAAGCCAGTTGTATGGCGGCTGGTATGAGGGCACAGTGCGCTCGACCTCTCCCGATCTCAAGGGCAAGTGGGGCGTCTACAAGATGCCGAGCCTGACGGCCGACGGCCCGCATGCGGCCAATCTCGGCGGTTCGTCGCTCGCCATTTCGGCAACCTCGGCAAACAAGGAAGCAGCCTGGAAATTCGTCAACTACGCCCTCGGCACGAATGAGGGCCAGATCACCATGCTGAAGGAATTCGGCCTGGTGCCATCGCTGCTTTCGGCTGAAAAGGACCCCTTTATCAGCGAACCGCAGCCCTATTGGGGCGGTCAGAAAGTCTGGGCCGATATCCTGGCGACGCTGCCGAAGATCGTGCCGAGCCGCGGCACCGCTTTCCAGAGCGACGCCGAAGCCATCTTCAAGGCAACGCAGACGAAATTCTTCGCCGGCGGTTATCCCGATGCGAAGGCAGCCCTCGACGATGCCGCCAAGCAGATCGCTTCGGCGACCGGGCTTCCAGTGGCACAATGA
- the cydB gene encoding cytochrome d ubiquinol oxidase subunit II: MILHELLDYDTLRLIWWVLLGVLLIAFATTGGFDLGVGTLLPFVARTDTERRVAINTIGATWEGNQVWLILAGGAIFAAWPPLYAVSFSGFYLAMFAILFALILRPVGFKYRSKRESANWRTGWDWALFIGGFVPSLIFGVAVGNVLQGVPFRFADDMRIFYEGSFFALLNPYALLCGLLSLAMLTMHGAAWLVLKASGPVAERARGYGSIAALAAIVLFALGGLFLWIGVGGYRITSDISTIGPSNPLLKTVSLEKGAWLANYSAHSWMIAAPVLGFAGAALAFIAMRARREVMTLLFSKVAIFGIISTVGLSMFPFILPSSLDPRSSLTVWDASSSHMTLFIMLVVSAIFLPIIFAYTAWVYKVLWGKVDEKSVTDKNSHAY, translated from the coding sequence ATGATCCTTCACGAACTCCTCGATTACGACACCCTGCGTCTCATCTGGTGGGTGCTGCTCGGCGTGCTGCTGATCGCCTTTGCGACGACGGGCGGCTTCGATCTCGGCGTCGGCACGCTTCTGCCTTTCGTCGCCCGGACCGATACGGAACGGCGCGTGGCGATCAACACCATCGGCGCCACCTGGGAAGGCAATCAGGTCTGGCTGATCCTCGCCGGCGGCGCCATCTTCGCCGCCTGGCCGCCGCTTTATGCGGTTTCCTTCTCGGGCTTTTATCTGGCGATGTTCGCGATCCTCTTCGCGCTCATCCTACGCCCCGTCGGATTCAAATACCGGTCGAAGCGCGAAAGCGCCAATTGGCGCACCGGCTGGGACTGGGCGCTCTTCATCGGAGGCTTCGTGCCGTCGCTGATCTTCGGCGTTGCTGTCGGCAATGTGCTGCAGGGCGTGCCCTTCCGCTTTGCCGACGACATGCGGATCTTCTACGAAGGCTCGTTCTTTGCTCTGCTCAACCCCTATGCGCTGCTCTGCGGCCTGCTTTCCCTAGCCATGCTGACGATGCATGGCGCAGCTTGGCTGGTACTGAAGGCAAGTGGCCCGGTTGCCGAGCGTGCCAGAGGTTATGGCAGCATCGCCGCCCTTGCCGCCATCGTGCTTTTCGCGCTTGGCGGCCTCTTCCTGTGGATCGGCGTTGGCGGTTACCGCATCACCAGCGATATCAGCACCATCGGGCCTTCCAATCCGCTCTTGAAGACCGTGTCGCTGGAGAAAGGCGCGTGGCTTGCCAATTACAGCGCCCATTCGTGGATGATCGCGGCACCCGTCCTCGGCTTTGCGGGCGCGGCTCTGGCCTTCATTGCCATGCGGGCAAGGCGCGAGGTAATGACGCTGCTCTTCAGCAAGGTGGCGATCTTCGGCATCATCTCGACGGTTGGCCTCTCGATGTTCCCGTTCATCCTGCCCTCCTCGCTCGATCCGCGATCGAGCCTGACGGTCTGGGATGCATCCTCCAGCCATATGACGCTGTTCATAATGCTGGTGGTGTCGGCGATCTTCCTGCCGATCATTTTTGCCTACACGGCCTGGGTCTACAAAGTTCTATGGGGCAAGGTCGACGAGAAATCCGTCACCGACAAAAACAGCCACGCTTACTAA
- a CDS encoding helix-turn-helix domain-containing protein has protein sequence MNLAESKVGVRAIYQPGASSIEGSPTALQMFHAHPPVMAMPHWHAQVEVNYVIRGSVHYRMSDHEFRLNAGEMCLFWGGQPHQMDESSDDSLYAGAHLPLVYFFRLRLPISISSRLMKGETLLTSATDAADVDNFARWFRYANSGNPAKAQHAVDELLLRIERIALEPYSMTSQAINLDGDHPHSHSSRSVARMCDFIAANFLHDIDSVDIARAADLHPKYAMNLFKRSTGMTLSKYVTLLRLSRAQAMLMSEGANVLQVAMDSGFGSISAFNKSFRHIAGMSPSDFRRDIRLVTTVPAGAFRN, from the coding sequence ATGAATTTGGCGGAAAGTAAGGTTGGCGTGCGGGCAATCTATCAGCCCGGAGCGAGCAGCATCGAGGGGTCGCCGACGGCGCTGCAAATGTTTCATGCCCACCCGCCTGTGATGGCGATGCCGCACTGGCACGCGCAGGTCGAGGTCAACTACGTGATTCGCGGAAGCGTCCACTATCGCATGAGCGACCACGAATTCCGGCTGAACGCCGGTGAAATGTGTCTCTTCTGGGGTGGGCAGCCGCATCAGATGGACGAATCCTCCGATGATTCGCTCTATGCCGGCGCGCATCTGCCGCTCGTCTATTTCTTCCGGCTGCGCCTGCCGATCAGCATTTCCAGTCGGCTGATGAAGGGCGAGACACTGCTGACTTCGGCAACGGATGCCGCCGACGTCGACAATTTCGCCCGCTGGTTCCGTTATGCCAACTCAGGCAATCCCGCCAAGGCCCAGCATGCCGTCGACGAACTGCTGCTGCGCATCGAGCGTATCGCGCTCGAACCCTATTCGATGACGTCGCAAGCCATCAATCTCGACGGTGATCATCCGCATTCGCATTCTTCGCGCAGCGTCGCCCGCATGTGCGATTTCATCGCCGCCAATTTCCTGCACGACATCGATTCGGTCGATATCGCCCGCGCTGCCGACCTGCATCCGAAATATGCGATGAACCTGTTCAAGCGATCGACGGGTATGACGCTCAGCAAATATGTGACGCTGCTGCGGCTGTCGCGCGCCCAGGCGATGCTGATGAGCGAGGGCGCCAACGTGCTGCAGGTGGCAATGGACAGCGGCTTCGGCTCGATCAGCGCCTTCAATAAATCCTTCCGCCACATCGCCGGCATGTCGCCATCGGACTTCCGCCGCGATATCCGACTGGTGACGACGGTTCCCGCCGGCGCCTTCCGAAACTAG
- a CDS encoding putative urea ABC transporter substrate-binding protein, which produces MQTFSKILSMAALTASLTLGLSSIAKAEQKTDFKVAWSIYVGWMPWGYAADHGIVKKWADKYGIKIEVTQFNDYVESMNQYTAGAFDAVTLTNMDGLSIPAAGGVDTTAVIVGDFSNGNDAVILKDKASLADIKGQNVNLVEFSVSHYLLARALESIKMTERDVKVVNTSDADMVAAYKTADVTAVVTWNPLVSTILEDPTAKKVFDSSQVPGEIIDLMVANTGVLKDNPNFGKALAGIWYETAALLTADSADGKAAREAMGQASGTDLKGFESQLAATKLFAKPTDAVAFTASGSLPKTMDLVRNFLFEKGLLGNGAPSADVIGIEMPDGKVLGDSGNVKLRFTETYMKAAADSSL; this is translated from the coding sequence ATGCAGACCTTTTCGAAGATCCTATCGATGGCCGCGCTGACGGCCTCCCTGACGCTCGGGCTCAGCTCCATCGCGAAGGCCGAACAGAAGACCGATTTCAAGGTCGCCTGGTCGATCTATGTAGGCTGGATGCCGTGGGGTTACGCGGCCGATCACGGCATCGTCAAGAAATGGGCCGACAAATACGGCATCAAGATCGAGGTCACCCAGTTCAACGACTACGTCGAATCGATGAACCAGTACACCGCCGGCGCCTTCGATGCCGTGACCCTCACCAATATGGACGGCCTGTCGATCCCGGCTGCCGGTGGCGTCGATACGACAGCCGTGATCGTCGGCGACTTCTCGAACGGCAATGATGCCGTCATCCTCAAGGACAAGGCGAGCCTTGCCGACATCAAAGGCCAGAACGTCAATCTCGTAGAATTCTCCGTCTCGCACTATCTGCTGGCCCGCGCGCTCGAAAGCATCAAGATGACCGAGCGCGACGTCAAGGTGGTCAACACCTCCGATGCCGATATGGTCGCTGCCTACAAGACGGCTGACGTAACCGCGGTCGTCACCTGGAACCCGCTGGTCTCGACCATACTCGAGGACCCCACGGCCAAGAAAGTCTTCGACAGCTCGCAGGTGCCAGGCGAGATCATCGATCTGATGGTCGCCAACACCGGCGTGCTGAAGGACAATCCGAATTTCGGCAAGGCGCTCGCCGGCATCTGGTATGAGACCGCAGCGCTCCTGACCGCCGACAGTGCCGACGGCAAGGCTGCGCGCGAGGCGATGGGCCAGGCATCGGGCACCGATCTCAAGGGCTTCGAATCCCAGCTTGCAGCCACCAAGCTGTTTGCCAAGCCGACCGATGCCGTTGCTTTCACAGCCTCGGGCAGCCTGCCGAAGACCATGGATCTCGTCCGCAACTTCCTGTTCGAGAAGGGCCTGCTCGGCAATGGCGCGCCGTCGGCAGACGTCATCGGCATCGAGATGCCTGACGGCAAGGTTCTCGGCGACAGCGGCAACGTCAAGCTGCGCTTCACCGAGACCTACATGAAGGCGGCCGCCGACAGTTCGCTCTGA
- the cydX gene encoding cytochrome bd-I oxidase subunit CydX, with protein MWYFAWILGLPLAAAFAVLNAMWYELMDDAARKRASETLK; from the coding sequence ATGTGGTATTTTGCATGGATCCTCGGCCTGCCGCTGGCAGCCGCTTTCGCCGTCCTCAACGCCATGTGGTATGAGCTGATGGACGACGCAGCCAGAAAGAGGGCGTCCGAGACGCTGAAGTAG